A single window of Streptomyces aquilus DNA harbors:
- a CDS encoding S1 family peptidase produces MRHARRRMVRRVTRLAAVGGLLLGGTMVTRAVASEPAGPSALPRTTAASAAQTGTELVSRLGTSRTAGSWIGDDGREVVAVTDQDAAAQVRKAGATAKVVPHNMDELKSATGTLRSAPRVAGTAWAVDYRTNEVVVRADSTVSAADWQRLTQVAERIGGFVRMERTEGTFTPRINGALPILSTGGRCSAGFNVTDGQQDFILTAGHCGPTGSVWFADNRGRTQLGETTVQNFPGADFSLVKYDSGRAGDGAAVVSVGGGKGVLITGAADPAVGQRVFRSGSTSGLRDGQVTGLNATVNYPEGTVTGLIETNVCAEPGDSGGPLFSEGIALGVTSGGSGDCTSGGTTFFQPVTAALNQLGVQLLVSAPAGGGQQSGAPTPSASAPQGAAAPGAATPGSSAPATGGGAEGETLLARLTDTRNVGPGLLVVGGSLIALVATRYIRAEQDRKAYQRYYSATWG; encoded by the coding sequence ATGAGGCACGCACGACGACGGATGGTCCGGCGAGTGACACGGCTGGCCGCGGTCGGCGGACTCCTGCTGGGCGGCACCATGGTCACCCGCGCCGTCGCGAGCGAACCCGCGGGCCCCTCCGCCTTGCCCCGTACGACCGCGGCGTCCGCGGCGCAGACCGGCACCGAGCTGGTGTCGCGGCTGGGCACCTCCCGTACGGCGGGCAGCTGGATCGGGGACGACGGCCGCGAGGTCGTCGCCGTCACCGACCAGGACGCCGCCGCGCAGGTGCGCAAGGCGGGTGCCACGGCGAAGGTCGTCCCGCACAACATGGACGAACTCAAGTCGGCTACGGGGACGCTGCGTTCGGCGCCCCGGGTGGCGGGGACGGCGTGGGCCGTCGACTACCGGACCAACGAGGTGGTGGTACGGGCCGACAGCACCGTGTCCGCCGCCGACTGGCAGCGGCTCACCCAAGTCGCCGAGCGCATCGGCGGTTTCGTGCGCATGGAGCGCACCGAGGGCACCTTCACCCCGCGCATCAACGGCGCGCTGCCCATCCTGTCGACGGGCGGGCGCTGTTCGGCGGGGTTCAACGTGACCGACGGGCAGCAGGACTTCATCCTCACCGCCGGGCACTGCGGGCCCACCGGGTCGGTCTGGTTCGCGGACAACCGGGGCCGGACCCAGCTCGGCGAGACGACCGTGCAGAACTTCCCCGGCGCCGACTTCTCCCTGGTCAAGTACGACAGCGGCCGGGCGGGCGACGGCGCGGCGGTGGTGTCCGTGGGCGGTGGCAAGGGCGTGCTGATCACCGGCGCGGCCGATCCGGCCGTCGGGCAGCGGGTGTTCCGCAGCGGCAGCACCAGCGGGCTGCGCGACGGTCAGGTGACGGGGCTCAACGCGACGGTCAACTACCCCGAGGGGACGGTGACCGGGCTGATCGAGACGAACGTGTGCGCCGAACCCGGGGACAGCGGTGGCCCGTTGTTCTCCGAGGGGATCGCGCTCGGGGTGACCTCGGGCGGCAGCGGTGACTGCACGTCGGGCGGTACGACGTTCTTCCAGCCGGTGACGGCGGCGCTGAACCAGCTCGGGGTGCAGCTGCTGGTGTCGGCTCCCGCGGGCGGCGGGCAGCAGAGCGGCGCACCGACTCCGTCCGCCTCCGCCCCCCAGGGCGCGGCCGCTCCGGGTGCGGCCACGCCGGGGTCCTCGGCGCCCGCGACGGGCGGTGGCGCGGAGGGCGAGACGCTGCTGGCCCGGCTCACGGACACCCGTAACGTCGGCCCGGGGCTGCTGGTCGTCGGGGGCAGTCTGATCGCGCTGGTGGCGACCCGGTACATCCGGGCGGAGCAGGACCGCAAGGCGTACCAGCGGTACTACTCGGCGACCTGGGGCTGA
- a CDS encoding PPOX class F420-dependent oxidoreductase — protein sequence MSDTPLERLAAGKYLLITSYRKNGTPVPTPVWVVRDGDALGVWTVADSWKVKRIRNRADVLVGPCDLRGNPTGDQVPATAEICDAGTSARYRTLIARKYGVTGRLSLLGSRLRRGVDGTVGLRITL from the coding sequence ATGAGTGACACGCCGCTGGAGCGGCTCGCTGCCGGCAAGTACCTGTTGATCACCAGCTACCGCAAGAACGGCACCCCCGTCCCCACCCCGGTGTGGGTGGTCCGCGACGGGGACGCGCTCGGTGTGTGGACGGTCGCCGACTCCTGGAAGGTCAAGCGGATCCGGAACCGGGCCGACGTCCTCGTCGGCCCCTGTGACCTGCGCGGCAACCCGACCGGCGATCAGGTACCGGCCACCGCCGAGATCTGCGACGCCGGGACCAGCGCCCGGTACCGCACCCTGATCGCACGCAAGTACGGCGTCACGGGCCGGCTCAGCCTTCTCGGCAGCCGGCTGCGCCGGGGCGTGGACGGCACCGTGGGCCTCCGCATCACCCTGTGA
- a CDS encoding carbohydrate ABC transporter permease codes for MAAVTAPPTRTSPVSVRPLRRRPSVGRVAAWVVMAAIVLVTLLPFYWILRTALSSNTALAAHPGDPLPVDFTTGGFERALGLQSTKEAIAQGGAAGGLKFWRYLINSVVVSTLITVCQIFCSAMAAYAFARLRWRGRDKVFGLFLAGLMVPTIFTLLPNFVLIKQLGLIDNLLGIALPTMFMTPFAVFFLRQFFMNVPREVEEAALLDGAGKVRIFFRVMLPMASTPILTLGVLTYITSWNDYFWPLMVSYSDSSRVLTVALAIFRAQTPQTGYDWSGLMAATLIAALPMLLLFGVFARRIVSTISFTGVK; via the coding sequence ATGGCCGCTGTGACCGCTCCGCCGACCAGGACGAGTCCCGTGTCCGTACGACCGCTCAGGCGCCGGCCCTCCGTGGGCCGGGTCGCGGCCTGGGTGGTGATGGCCGCGATCGTGCTCGTGACCCTGCTGCCGTTCTACTGGATCCTGCGCACCGCGCTGTCCTCCAACACCGCGCTGGCCGCCCACCCCGGCGACCCGCTGCCCGTCGACTTCACCACCGGTGGCTTCGAGCGGGCGCTCGGACTGCAGTCCACGAAGGAGGCGATCGCCCAGGGCGGTGCGGCCGGCGGGCTGAAGTTCTGGCGCTATCTGATCAACTCGGTCGTCGTCTCGACCCTGATCACCGTCTGCCAGATCTTCTGCTCCGCGATGGCCGCCTACGCCTTCGCCCGGCTGCGCTGGCGCGGCCGGGACAAGGTCTTCGGGCTGTTCCTGGCCGGGCTGATGGTGCCGACCATCTTCACCCTGCTGCCGAACTTCGTGCTCATCAAGCAACTCGGCCTGATCGACAACCTGTTGGGCATCGCCCTGCCGACGATGTTCATGACGCCGTTCGCGGTGTTCTTCCTGCGGCAGTTCTTCATGAACGTGCCCCGCGAGGTCGAGGAGGCCGCGCTGCTCGACGGCGCCGGGAAGGTCAGGATCTTCTTCCGGGTGATGCTGCCGATGGCGTCCACGCCGATCCTCACGCTCGGCGTGCTGACGTACATCACCTCCTGGAACGACTACTTCTGGCCGCTGATGGTGTCGTACAGCGACAGCTCGCGGGTGCTGACCGTGGCGCTCGCCATCTTCCGGGCACAGACCCCGCAGACCGGTTACGACTGGTCCGGGCTGATGGCCGCCACGCTCATCGCGGCCCTTCCCATGCTGCTGCTCTTCGGCGTCTTCGCGCGCCGCATCGTCAGCACCATCAGCTTCACCGGCGTCAAGTAA
- a CDS encoding Zn-ribbon domain-containing OB-fold protein, which yields MYHYSGSVAHQSSGSAAAVLEPTAPDQNAIVFQRCNWCGTAMYHRLLCPVCQGSDLRTERSEGVGTVRHSTVVHRNTPGARNVSMIEMAEGFVVRGRVMGPPIGIHSGDRVRLSTAKDPVRGEPVFQLLDEPYRAWT from the coding sequence GTGTACCACTACTCAGGAAGCGTTGCTCATCAGTCATCCGGTTCCGCGGCGGCCGTCCTCGAGCCCACGGCCCCCGACCAGAACGCCATCGTCTTCCAGCGCTGCAACTGGTGCGGCACCGCGATGTACCACCGGCTGCTGTGTCCGGTCTGCCAGGGCAGCGACCTGCGGACGGAGCGCAGCGAAGGTGTCGGGACGGTCCGGCACTCCACCGTGGTGCACCGCAACACCCCCGGCGCGCGCAATGTGTCGATGATCGAGATGGCCGAGGGCTTCGTCGTCCGCGGCCGGGTCATGGGCCCGCCCATCGGCATCCACAGCGGCGACCGGGTGCGGCTGTCCACGGCCAAGGACCCTGTCCGCGGCGAGCCCGTCTTCCAACTGCTCGACGAGCCCTACCGCGCCTGGACCTGA
- a CDS encoding carbohydrate ABC transporter permease has product MTIASSSPPSRLPVGGAEGARTTPRTRAAKAREGGGDGRLAAVFLAPALLGFLVFLLWPTLRGIYLSFTRFNLLTPAQWVGLDNYDRMVHDPIFWDSLRVTVVYVVINIGVQTVSALAIAVLLQRLTQSAVLRGIVLTPYLMSNVVAGIVWLWVLDTQLGIGNEIIAGLGFDRIPFLNDETWAIPTIALINVWRHVGYTALLLFAGLQAIPNDMYEAAKVDGASEWRMFWRITLPLLRPVLAVVLIMTVIGSFQVFDTVAVATNGGPANATNVLQFYIYGSAFGRFQFGYASAMSVALLVVLSAITVLQYRITRAGQTDLG; this is encoded by the coding sequence ATGACCATCGCCTCCAGCAGCCCTCCGTCGCGCCTCCCCGTGGGCGGCGCCGAGGGCGCACGGACGACACCGAGGACGAGGGCAGCGAAAGCCCGGGAAGGCGGCGGGGACGGCCGGCTCGCCGCGGTGTTCCTGGCACCGGCGCTGCTGGGCTTCCTGGTCTTCCTGCTCTGGCCGACGCTGCGGGGCATCTATCTGAGCTTCACCCGCTTCAACCTGCTGACGCCCGCGCAGTGGGTGGGTCTCGACAACTACGACCGGATGGTCCACGACCCGATCTTCTGGGACTCGCTGCGGGTCACCGTCGTCTACGTGGTCATCAACATCGGGGTGCAGACGGTGTCGGCGCTCGCCATCGCCGTGCTGCTCCAGCGGCTGACCCAGTCGGCGGTGCTGCGCGGCATCGTGCTCACGCCGTATCTGATGTCGAACGTCGTCGCGGGCATCGTCTGGCTCTGGGTCCTGGACACCCAGCTCGGCATCGGCAACGAGATCATCGCGGGCCTCGGCTTCGACCGCATCCCGTTCCTCAACGACGAGACCTGGGCGATCCCGACGATCGCCCTGATCAACGTGTGGCGGCACGTCGGCTACACCGCCCTGCTGCTGTTCGCGGGGCTCCAGGCCATCCCGAACGACATGTACGAGGCCGCGAAGGTGGACGGCGCGAGCGAATGGCGCATGTTCTGGCGGATCACGCTGCCGCTGCTGCGTCCGGTCCTGGCGGTCGTGCTGATCATGACGGTGATCGGATCGTTCCAGGTGTTCGACACGGTCGCCGTGGCGACCAACGGCGGTCCGGCGAACGCCACCAACGTCCTGCAGTTCTACATCTACGGCTCCGCCTTCGGCCGCTTCCAGTTCGGCTACGCCTCCGCGATGTCGGTGGCGCTGCTCGTGGTGCTCAGCGCGATCACCGTGCTCCAGTACCGGATCACCCGCGCCGGTCAGACGGACCTGGGCTGA
- a CDS encoding LacI family DNA-binding transcriptional regulator, with amino-acid sequence MRLHVDQRHERVLELVRQRGSLRVAELAAELGVSAVTLRRDVEALAAQGRVQRLHGAVVWPGESAAETPVRPERAQGAVIGMIVPNTQNLFADIVHGAREAAAAQGARLVLGVTGYVEAEDAVQAEHLVAGGAEGLIVAPSWFDGVPVDGQEKWLLEHGVPAVLVERLAPPTNPAAALDRVRTDRAHGAAVAVSHFAALGHRKITAVLQEGPHAAQITAGYQAAVQSLGLDVATGAPTVREHGDYEASVDYLVEAVKKRGVTAALVHSDADAIVLVPRLQACGIRVPDDLALIVYEDEVAGLADVPLTAVAPPKRAVGELAAKLLLQRLAERSGGAADPAPRQHLDLLPELKIRASCGGRRPAN; translated from the coding sequence ATGCGACTGCATGTCGACCAGCGTCATGAGCGAGTGCTCGAACTCGTCCGGCAGCGTGGCAGCCTCCGGGTCGCCGAACTCGCCGCCGAGCTGGGGGTGTCCGCGGTCACCCTGCGCCGCGACGTGGAGGCACTGGCCGCGCAGGGGCGGGTGCAGCGGCTGCACGGCGCGGTGGTGTGGCCGGGGGAGAGCGCGGCCGAGACCCCGGTGCGGCCGGAGCGGGCCCAGGGCGCGGTGATCGGGATGATCGTGCCGAACACCCAGAACCTCTTCGCGGACATCGTGCACGGCGCGCGGGAGGCGGCCGCCGCCCAGGGCGCCCGGCTCGTCCTGGGCGTGACCGGATATGTGGAGGCCGAGGACGCGGTACAGGCCGAACACCTGGTCGCGGGCGGGGCGGAGGGGCTGATCGTCGCGCCGAGCTGGTTCGACGGTGTCCCCGTGGACGGCCAGGAGAAGTGGCTGCTGGAGCACGGCGTGCCCGCCGTCCTGGTGGAACGCCTGGCCCCGCCCACCAACCCCGCGGCGGCGCTCGACCGGGTCCGCACCGACCGCGCCCACGGGGCGGCCGTGGCGGTGAGCCACTTCGCCGCGCTCGGCCACCGCAAGATCACCGCCGTGTTGCAGGAGGGGCCGCACGCCGCGCAGATCACCGCGGGTTATCAGGCCGCCGTGCAGTCCCTGGGCCTCGACGTCGCGACGGGCGCGCCGACCGTGCGGGAGCACGGCGACTACGAGGCGAGCGTCGACTACCTGGTCGAGGCGGTGAAGAAGCGCGGTGTCACCGCGGCCCTCGTGCACAGCGACGCCGACGCCATCGTGCTGGTGCCGCGCCTCCAGGCCTGCGGTATCCGGGTGCCCGACGACCTCGCGCTGATCGTCTACGAGGACGAGGTGGCCGGCCTCGCCGACGTGCCCCTCACCGCCGTCGCGCCGCCCAAGCGGGCGGTCGGGGAGCTCGCCGCCAAGCTGCTCCTCCAGCGGCTCGCGGAGCGGTCGGGCGGGGCGGCGGACCCGGCGCCGCGTCAACACCTCGATCTCCTCCCGGAGTTGAAGATCCGTGCGTCCTGCGGAGGCCGCCGCCCCGCGAACTGA
- a CDS encoding ABC transporter substrate-binding protein, translating to MRIRTVVALTGALTLSLVSGCAQGGAAGSGAGSVTYWLWDANQLPAYQACAQGFERENPGLDVKITQMGWADYWTKLTASFIAGTQPDVFTDHIQKFGQFADLDVLEPLDDLGIDDSAYQAGLGANWIGQDGHRYGAPKDWDTVALFYNKKLTEAAGLTADRLNSLSWNPKGGGTFEKAIAHLTVDRDGRRGDEPGFDKNHVKVYGLATGGAGDSDGQTTWSPFTASAGWNYTDKARWGDSYAYDSKTFQSVIDWYFGLAKKGYLAPYTDYTDGANPANAQVASGRAATAFDGAWMISTYYGTKGLDVGTAVTPTGPSGKRATMMNGLADSVTKNARNKEGAKKWVKYLASDECQKTVGGYGIVFPATPDGTAAAVAAYRKKGIDVSAFTEPVTDKRHARTFSFPVTDYAADVYALMRPAMQDVFANGAPVSGLTKTNDQINFILGQ from the coding sequence ATGCGAATTCGAACCGTGGTGGCGCTCACCGGAGCGCTGACGCTGTCCCTGGTCTCCGGGTGCGCGCAAGGCGGCGCGGCCGGCTCGGGCGCCGGCTCCGTGACGTACTGGCTGTGGGACGCCAACCAGCTGCCCGCCTACCAGGCCTGCGCGCAGGGCTTCGAGAGGGAGAATCCGGGCCTCGACGTCAAGATCACGCAGATGGGCTGGGCCGACTACTGGACCAAGCTCACCGCGAGCTTCATCGCGGGCACCCAGCCGGACGTCTTCACCGACCACATCCAGAAGTTCGGCCAGTTCGCCGACCTCGACGTGCTCGAACCGCTGGACGACCTGGGCATCGACGACTCCGCCTACCAGGCCGGGCTCGGCGCGAACTGGATCGGCCAGGACGGCCACCGCTACGGCGCCCCCAAGGACTGGGACACCGTCGCCCTCTTCTACAACAAGAAGCTCACCGAGGCCGCCGGCCTCACCGCCGACCGGCTCAACTCCCTGTCCTGGAACCCGAAGGGCGGCGGCACCTTCGAGAAGGCCATCGCGCATCTGACCGTCGACCGCGACGGCAGGCGCGGCGACGAACCGGGCTTCGACAAGAACCACGTCAAGGTGTACGGCCTCGCCACGGGCGGCGCGGGCGACAGCGACGGGCAGACCACCTGGAGCCCGTTCACCGCCTCGGCGGGCTGGAACTACACGGACAAGGCCCGCTGGGGCGACTCCTACGCGTACGACAGCAAGACCTTCCAGTCGGTGATCGACTGGTACTTCGGGCTCGCGAAGAAGGGCTATCTCGCGCCCTACACCGACTACACCGACGGCGCCAACCCGGCCAACGCCCAGGTGGCCTCCGGCAGGGCGGCGACCGCCTTCGACGGGGCCTGGATGATCTCGACGTACTACGGCACCAAGGGCCTCGACGTCGGCACCGCCGTCACCCCCACCGGCCCGAGCGGCAAGCGGGCCACCATGATGAACGGCCTCGCCGACTCGGTCACCAAGAACGCCCGCAACAAGGAGGGCGCGAAGAAGTGGGTGAAGTACCTGGCCTCGGACGAGTGCCAGAAGACCGTCGGCGGCTACGGCATCGTCTTCCCGGCCACCCCCGACGGCACCGCGGCGGCCGTGGCGGCGTACCGGAAGAAGGGCATCGACGTGTCCGCCTTCACCGAACCGGTCACCGACAAGCGGCACGCCCGGACGTTCTCCTTCCCGGTCACCGACTACGCGGCGGACGTGTACGCGCTGATGCGGCCGGCCATGCAGGACGTCTTCGCCAACGGCGCCCCCGTGAGCGGACTGACCAAGACCAACGACCAGATCAACTTCATCCTCGGCCAGTGA
- a CDS encoding Gfo/Idh/MocA family protein, whose amino-acid sequence MTFSLGIVGAGQFSGQFAKLFLAHPGVRDVHVTDLLPERAEQLAAAEGLSGTFPSYQAMLESEAVDAVAIFTQRWTHGPLVLQGLNAGKHVYSAVPMAITTEEIAAIIDAVKATGLTYMMGETSQYNPATVHARNQIAEGAFGRLFYAEGDYVHDMDLGFYEAYQYSGGDNWKATASYPPLLYPTHSVGGVLGAWQTHAVSVSAIGVVDDRGDGVFDKEVSQFGNDFSNATALFEVAGGGSFRTNEFRRVGYPSHIRESRFRFFGTEASMEQLATYALWQDKKGVKDISELLEPKPTLSPDDPSLQHIAPDLRAAFTSGSAPVHDRSRLPREFDHLHNGHEGSHHFLVDDFVTAVNSRTLPSVNAWVAARYTLPGIIAHESARQGGVRLEIPDFGDAPR is encoded by the coding sequence ATGACGTTCTCCCTCGGCATCGTCGGCGCCGGGCAGTTCTCGGGCCAGTTCGCCAAGCTGTTCCTGGCCCACCCCGGTGTCCGCGACGTCCACGTCACCGACCTCCTGCCCGAGCGGGCCGAGCAACTCGCCGCCGCCGAGGGCCTGTCGGGGACCTTCCCGTCGTACCAGGCCATGCTGGAGTCGGAGGCCGTCGACGCGGTCGCGATCTTCACCCAGCGCTGGACGCACGGCCCGCTGGTCCTCCAGGGCCTCAACGCCGGCAAGCACGTCTACTCCGCGGTCCCCATGGCGATCACCACCGAGGAGATCGCGGCGATCATCGACGCGGTCAAGGCGACCGGGCTGACGTACATGATGGGCGAGACCAGCCAGTACAACCCGGCGACCGTGCACGCCCGCAACCAGATCGCCGAGGGCGCCTTCGGGCGGCTCTTCTACGCCGAGGGCGACTACGTCCACGACATGGATCTCGGCTTCTACGAGGCGTACCAGTACAGCGGCGGCGACAACTGGAAGGCGACCGCCAGCTATCCCCCGCTGCTGTACCCGACGCACTCGGTGGGCGGGGTGCTCGGCGCCTGGCAGACGCACGCGGTGAGCGTGTCCGCGATCGGTGTGGTCGACGACCGGGGCGACGGGGTCTTCGACAAGGAGGTCAGTCAGTTCGGCAACGACTTCTCCAACGCCACCGCCCTGTTCGAGGTCGCGGGCGGCGGGTCCTTCCGTACGAACGAGTTCCGGCGGGTGGGCTACCCGTCCCACATCCGCGAGTCCCGTTTCCGTTTCTTCGGCACGGAGGCGAGCATGGAGCAGCTCGCCACCTACGCGCTGTGGCAGGACAAGAAGGGCGTCAAGGACATCAGCGAACTCCTGGAGCCCAAGCCGACACTGTCGCCTGACGACCCGTCACTCCAGCACATCGCGCCGGACCTTCGGGCCGCCTTCACCTCCGGCTCGGCGCCGGTGCACGACCGCTCGCGGCTGCCGCGGGAGTTCGACCACCTGCACAACGGCCATGAGGGCAGCCACCACTTCCTGGTGGACGACTTCGTCACCGCGGTCAACTCCCGCACGCTGCCGTCCGTCAACGCCTGGGTGGCGGCCCGCTACACCCTGCCGGGCATCATCGCGCACGAGTCCGCGCGGCAGGGTGGGGTACGGCTGGAGATCCCGGACTTCGGGGACGCACCGCGGTAA
- a CDS encoding ROK family transcriptional regulator has translation MTAAAASWHPLSPGERSVAIEVLVHGPLSRSELARRLDLSAGSLTRLTKPLIESGLLIEVPEAGGPAEVRQGRPSQPLDVVADSRSFIGFKVTGDMVYGVVTTLRSEIVARHDRALTTHDPAEVADVLAEMADELSRAHPSRVAGIGIGVGGLVQGRAVVGESQFLGWRDVPLAELVEDRTGLPVVVENDVAALVEAETWFGAGRGLERFVVLTIGAGVGYGLVLNGRRVPYAEEDRGFGRHWIVTPNGPLTPEGERGSAVSLLAIPNIRYQVRAATGRDHTYEEILALAAAGEPMPARVIDEAARALGTLIAQIANFAMPQKILLAGEGVGLMDVAGKVVDGTIRFHRHPLAAPIDLETKVSDFHDWARGAAVLAIQVLVLGTAEA, from the coding sequence ATGACCGCAGCAGCCGCCAGCTGGCACCCCCTGAGTCCCGGTGAGCGCTCGGTGGCGATCGAGGTACTCGTCCACGGGCCGCTGTCGCGCTCTGAGCTCGCGCGCCGCCTCGACCTGTCCGCGGGCAGCCTCACCCGGCTCACCAAGCCGCTCATCGAGTCCGGGCTGCTGATCGAGGTCCCCGAGGCGGGCGGCCCCGCCGAGGTGCGCCAGGGCCGCCCCTCGCAGCCGCTCGACGTCGTCGCCGACTCCCGTTCCTTCATCGGCTTCAAGGTGACCGGTGACATGGTCTACGGCGTCGTCACCACCCTGCGCAGCGAGATCGTCGCCCGCCACGACCGCGCTCTCACCACCCACGACCCCGCCGAAGTCGCCGACGTGCTCGCGGAGATGGCCGACGAGCTGTCCCGCGCCCACCCCTCGCGGGTCGCCGGAATCGGCATCGGCGTGGGCGGGCTGGTCCAGGGGCGGGCCGTCGTGGGGGAGTCGCAGTTCCTGGGCTGGCGGGACGTCCCGCTCGCCGAACTCGTCGAGGACCGCACGGGGTTGCCGGTCGTCGTGGAGAACGACGTCGCCGCGCTCGTCGAGGCGGAGACCTGGTTCGGCGCCGGCCGCGGCCTCGAGAGGTTCGTCGTGCTCACCATCGGCGCCGGCGTCGGCTACGGACTGGTGCTGAACGGACGGCGGGTGCCCTACGCCGAGGAGGACCGCGGCTTCGGGCGCCACTGGATCGTCACCCCCAACGGCCCGCTCACCCCCGAAGGCGAACGGGGCAGCGCCGTCTCCCTGTTGGCCATCCCCAACATCCGCTACCAGGTGCGGGCCGCGACCGGCCGCGACCACACCTACGAGGAGATCCTCGCCCTCGCCGCCGCGGGCGAGCCCATGCCGGCCCGGGTCATCGACGAGGCCGCGCGGGCGCTCGGCACCCTGATCGCCCAGATCGCCAACTTCGCGATGCCGCAGAAGATCCTGCTCGCCGGTGAGGGCGTCGGCCTGATGGACGTGGCGGGCAAGGTCGTGGACGGCACCATCCGCTTCCACCGGCATCCCCTGGCCGCGCCGATCGACCTGGAGACCAAGGTGTCCGACTTTCACGACTGGGCGCGCGGAGCGGCTGTCCTGGCCATCCAGGTCCTGGTGCTCGGCACCGCGGAAGCGTGA
- a CDS encoding SAM-dependent methyltransferase, with translation MTDHSPTAAASLRGRINTLQPHTARIWNYWLGGGDYYEVDRVAGDRIRELHPAIDEYARADRLFLGRAVRHLVVEAGVRQFLDIGTGLPTADNTHEVAQRLAPDARVVYVDNDPLVLAHARALLTSTPEGRTDHLDEDLRNVDAILQRAAATLDFTRPVALMLLGVVIFLGDDEDPYGIVRRLMDALPAGSHLVLSHTVVHPAMPDVDAAVRFWNAHGTPRLTQRSPEAVARFFEGLEVLAPGVVSCSRWRAEGAHGSEPAEVALYGGVGRKK, from the coding sequence GTGACGGACCACTCGCCGACCGCCGCCGCGTCCCTGCGTGGCCGGATCAACACCCTGCAGCCGCACACGGCGCGGATCTGGAACTACTGGCTGGGCGGCGGGGACTACTACGAGGTGGACCGGGTGGCGGGCGACCGCATCCGTGAACTCCACCCGGCCATCGACGAGTACGCCCGCGCCGACCGGCTGTTCCTGGGCCGCGCGGTGCGCCATCTCGTCGTCGAGGCGGGCGTCCGGCAGTTTCTGGACATAGGCACCGGCCTGCCCACCGCGGACAACACCCACGAGGTCGCCCAGCGTCTCGCCCCGGACGCGCGGGTCGTCTACGTCGACAACGACCCGCTCGTCCTGGCCCATGCCCGCGCGCTGCTCACCAGTACGCCCGAGGGCCGCACCGACCACCTCGACGAGGACCTGCGCAACGTGGACGCGATCCTCCAACGGGCCGCCGCCACCCTGGATTTCACCCGCCCGGTCGCGCTGATGCTGCTCGGCGTGGTCATCTTCCTCGGGGACGACGAGGACCCGTACGGCATCGTGCGCCGCCTCATGGACGCATTGCCCGCCGGGAGCCACCTCGTCCTGTCGCACACCGTGGTCCATCCGGCGATGCCCGACGTGGACGCGGCCGTCCGGTTCTGGAACGCGCACGGCACGCCCCGGCTGACCCAGCGCTCGCCCGAGGCGGTGGCGCGGTTCTTCGAGGGTCTGGAGGTGCTGGCGCCGGGAGTGGTGTCGTGCTCGCGGTGGCGGGCCGAGGGCGCGCACGGGTCCGAGCCTGCCGAGGTGGCGCTCTACGGCGGGGTCGGCCGCAAGAAGTGA
- a CDS encoding TetR family transcriptional regulator: MSSSSAAPRRGEKTETAAAKPPMRDALVAAAFQLFLERGYEQTTVDDIVALAGVGRRSFFRYFPSKEDVVFPDHERCLADVTEFLAAGDDADDPVLRVCEAVRLVLRMYTENPTFSVQRYRLTKKVPGLRAYELSVVWRYERAFAEYLRRRLAGRRDGSLRADVIAAAVAAAHNNALRSWLRSDGKGDVGTEMDHALGYVQSAFGPSPAPTDPGRSDGSEDVVVLVSRRGAPLWRVVQEIEATLGRDPEQG; encoded by the coding sequence ATGAGCTCCAGCAGCGCGGCGCCCCGGCGCGGTGAGAAGACGGAAACGGCGGCCGCCAAGCCGCCCATGCGTGACGCCCTGGTCGCGGCGGCGTTCCAGCTGTTCCTGGAGCGGGGGTACGAGCAGACCACGGTCGACGACATCGTGGCGCTGGCCGGCGTGGGTCGGCGGTCGTTCTTCCGCTACTTCCCCTCCAAGGAGGACGTGGTCTTCCCCGACCACGAGCGCTGCCTGGCCGACGTCACCGAGTTCCTCGCGGCCGGCGACGACGCGGACGACCCGGTGCTGCGGGTCTGCGAGGCGGTCCGGCTGGTGCTGCGGATGTACACCGAGAACCCGACCTTCTCGGTGCAGCGCTACCGGCTCACCAAGAAGGTCCCCGGCCTGCGCGCGTACGAGCTGTCCGTGGTGTGGCGCTATGAGCGGGCGTTCGCCGAGTACCTGCGCCGTCGCCTCGCCGGGCGGCGCGACGGGTCGCTCCGGGCCGACGTGATCGCGGCGGCCGTCGCCGCCGCGCACAACAACGCGCTGCGCTCGTGGCTGCGCTCGGACGGCAAGGGCGACGTGGGCACGGAGATGGACCACGCGCTCGGCTACGTCCAGTCGGCCTTCGGCCCGTCGCCCGCCCCCACCGACCCCGGACGGTCCGACGGCTCCGAGGACGTCGTGGTCCTCGTCTCCCGCCGCGGGGCGCCGCTGTGGCGGGTCGTCCAGGAGATCGAGGCCACGCTGGGCCGCGATCCGGAGCAGGGCTGA